The genomic DNA TTATCACTTTTTTCAGGTACCACAATGACGTGCTTTAAACCAAGATTACGAATAACCTCGATTTGTTCTTGGCTTTTAATTTTGAAGCTAGTGAACATAAACGGGTGCTCGCCCCACTTCACGGGAAGCTTAACAAAGACCCCAATTTGTAAACGTTCTACCGTTAGCTTTAACTCTGCCATATTCCTTTACTACAAAAACAATCCAAGCTGCATTATGTATAAATTTGTACTTAAAATCAGCTGCTTTTAACAAGTTCTAGACATACTCTATAATCTAATTAAAATGGGTATCTAGATGTCTAGACATATATATTATGTTTGCAAGGAGCCAGCTAATGCCAATTTGTATTCCTGATCAATTACCTGCTGCTGAAGTACTACGTAACGAAAACATTTTTGTTATGCCAGAAAGCCGTGCTGCGCATCAGGATATTCGCCCACTGGAAGTGGTGTTGCTGAATTTGATGCCGAAGAAAATCGAAACCGAGAATCAAATCTTGCGTCTGTTATCTAATTCGCCATTACAGGTAAATGTTAAGTTATTGCGAATTGATCATCGGGTGTCGAAAAATACTCCTCAAGAGCATATCGATAGGTTTTATCGAGATTTTGACAAATTGCGAGAACGTAACTTTGATGGCTTAATTATTACCGGTGCGCCGCTGGGTCAAGTTGATTTTGAGGACGTTTATTATTGGGAACAGGTCAAAGAGATTATTGATTGGTCGACTACCCATGTTACCTCAACCTTGTATTTGTGTTGGGCGGCACAGGCGGCACTTTATCACCTTTATGGTTTGCAAAAGCAAACTCACGAAAGCAAGCTATCTGGTGTGTATTGGCATCAAACCAAACATCGCCATAACCCTTTGGTAAGAGGTTTTGATGATGCCTTTCTTGCGCCCTTGTCGCGTTACGCTAAGTTTGACTCAAGACTTATCACCGAAGAAACCGACTTAAAAGTCTTGGCTGATAGCCCTGAGGCGGGCAGTTACTTATTTGCCAGTGAAGACTTCCGGCAGGTATTTATTACCGGCCACCCCGAATATGCGGCCGATACGCTACATAACGAGTTTGTCCGCGATACCCAAGAAGGTTTGAATCCGCGTCTACCTGAAAATTACTATCCGAATAACGATAGTAAAGCCAGCCCTTGCGCTACTTGGCGTAGCCATGGACACCTGCTGTATAACAACTGGTTAAATTACTGCGTTTACCAAATTACGCCTTATGATTTGGCAGACCTTAAACCTAAGTCCGATAATATCTTGAAATAATTTCATATAACTTTATCGCAGAGATGTCATATAGGGCGCTGTGTTACACTGCCGCACCGAATTAACGGCGAAAGAAATAGGATATACCCGTGTCAGCAAGACAAAAACTAGAAAACCAGCTAAGCCAGCGCATCATGATTATCGATGGTGGCATGGGCACCATGATTCAGTCTTATAAACTTGAAGAGGCTGATTACCGTGGAGAGCGGTTTGCTGACTGGCACACCGATGTAAAAGGCAATAACGATATGCTGGTTTTAAGCCAGCCGAAAATTATTGCTGATATTCATCGCGAGTATCTGTTGGCCGGTGCCGACATCGTTGAAACCAATACCTTTAACGCAACCACTATCGCCATGGCTGACTATGATATGCAAGCACAGTCAGCGGAAATTAACCGTGAGGCGGCGCGCATCGCTCGTCAGGTGGCCGACGAGGTAACAGCGCTCGATCCACAGCGTCCGCGCTTCGTGGCGGGGGTACTTGGGCCAACTAACCGAACCTGTTCTATTTCGCCGGACGTAAACGACCCTGGTTATCGTAACGTCACTTTTAATGAACTAGTAGAAGCCTATCAAGAGTCGACCAAGGCCTTGATTGAAGGCGGCAGTGACCTGATTTTAATCGAGACCATTTTCGATACCTTAAATGCAAAGGCTGCGGTATTTGCGGTGAAGTCGGTATTTGATGAGCTTGATATTGAGCTGCCTATTATGATCTCGGGCACCATTACCGATGCCTCGGGCCGTACCTTAAGTGGCCAAACCACCGAGGCCTTTTATAATTCTTTACGTCACGCCAATCCGATTAGTATGGGCCTTAACTGTGCTCTTGGCCCTGATGAATTACGCCAATATGTGGAAGAGCTGAGCCGAGTCAGCGAAACGTATGTTTCTGCTCACCCTAATGCCGGCCTACCCAATGCTTTTGGGGAATATGATTTAGAAGCCGAAGAAATGGCCGAGCACATTGGCGAATGGGCGCGTGCTGGTTTTCTTAATTTGGTGGGGGGTGCTGTGGTACCACGCCGCAACATATTAAAGCTATGGCCGAGGCGGTGGAAGGCGTAGCGCCGCGCAAACTACCAGAAATTGACGTCGCCTGTCGTCTAGCGGGCTTAGAACCCCTCACCATTAGCCCAGAGACTTTATTTGTTAACGTTGGGGAACGTAACAACGTTACTGGTTCGGCTTTATTTAAGCGTTTGATTATTGAAGAAGACTACGACAAGGCGATCGAAATTGCCTTGCAGCAAGTGGAAAACGGCGCGCAAATCATCGATGTGAACATGGATGAGGGCATGCTTGACTCTCAAGCTGCCATGGTTCGTTTCCTTAATCTTATTGCCTCTGAGCCTGATATCGCCAAAGTACCGGTGATGATTGACTCATCTAAATGGGACATCCTCGAAGCGGGTTTACAGTGCGTGCAAGGTAAGCCTGTAGTGAACTCCATCTCGATGAAAGAAGGGGTGGAGCCGTTCATTCAGCAAGCCAAGATCTTACGCCGCTATGGCGCCGCTGTGATAGTGATGGCCTTCGATGAGGTAGGGCAAGCCGATACACGTGAGCGTAAGTTTGAAATTTGCCAAAAGTCTTACGATATTCTGGTCAACCAAGTAGGCTTTCCGCCAGAAGATATTATCTTCGACCCGAATATTTTTGCAGTAGCCACCGGCATCGATGAACACAACAACTACGCTGTGGATTTCATCGAAGCAGTAAAAGATATTAAAGATAAGCTGCCACACGCGATGATTTCGGGTGGGGTGTCTAACGTCAGTTTCTCGTTCCGCGGAAATAACCCTGTTCGTGAAGCCATTCATGCCGTGTTCCTCTATTACGCCATCAAGAATGGCATGGACATGGGCATCGTAAATGCCGGCCAATTAGCGATTTATGAAGATATTCCTAAAGAGCTGAAAGACAAAGTCGAAGCCGTGGTACTAAATACCCATGATAATGCCACCGAAGAGCTATTAGCGATTGCCGAAAAATACCGTGGTGATGGCAGTCAGCAAGAAAATACTCAAGATTTAGAGTGGCGTTCATGGGATGTTAATAAACGTCTTGAACACGCTTTAGTAAAAGGTATTACTGAATATATTGAGGAAGATACCGAACTAGCCCGACAAGCCGCAGAGCGTCCGTTACACGTGATTGAAGGCCCCTTAATGGATGGCATGAACGTAGTGGGGGACTTATTTGGCGCAGGTAAAATGTTCCTACCTCAGGTGGTGAAGTCGGCGCGAGTGATGAAACGTGCCGTGGCCTACCTGCAACCCTTTATCGAAGCCGAGAAAGGCGAAGGTCAGCGCTCTAATGGCAAGATTGTAATGGCGACGGTGAAAGGTGATGTGCATGACATCGGTAAAAACATTGTTGGCGTAGTGCTGCAATGTAATAATTTCGAGGTGATAGACCTCGGGGTGATGGTGCCCTGCGACAAAATCTTAAAAGTTGCCAAAGAAGAACAGGTGGATATGATTGGCCTGTCGGGTTTGATTACGCCTTCGTTGGATGAAATGGTGCATGTGGCCAAAGAAATGCAGCGCACAGGCATGGACATTCCATTATTGATTGGTGGTGCCACTACCTCTAAAGCACACACAGCGGTGAAAATTGAACAAAACTACCAGCATCCAGTGGTGTACGTTTCCAATGCTTCACGCGCAGTGGGGGTATGCCAGAGTTTATTATCGCAAGAGACCCGTGGCGGTTTTGCCG from Agarivorans gilvus includes the following:
- a CDS encoding DUF3391 domain-containing protein translates to MAELKLTVERLQIGVFVKLPVKWGEHPFMFTSFKIKSQEQIEVIRNLGLKHVIVVPEKSDKPPYR
- the metA gene encoding homoserine O-acetyltransferase MetA, whose amino-acid sequence is MPICIPDQLPAAEVLRNENIFVMPESRAAHQDIRPLEVVLLNLMPKKIETENQILRLLSNSPLQVNVKLLRIDHRVSKNTPQEHIDRFYRDFDKLRERNFDGLIITGAPLGQVDFEDVYYWEQVKEIIDWSTTHVTSTLYLCWAAQAALYHLYGLQKQTHESKLSGVYWHQTKHRHNPLVRGFDDAFLAPLSRYAKFDSRLITEETDLKVLADSPEAGSYLFASEDFRQVFITGHPEYAADTLHNEFVRDTQEGLNPRLPENYYPNNDSKASPCATWRSHGHLLYNNWLNYCVYQITPYDLADLKPKSDNILK